The proteins below are encoded in one region of Enhydrobacter sp.:
- a CDS encoding LLM class flavin-dependent oxidoreductase, whose translation MKFGIFYEHQLPRPWGPRSEYQLLQDSLAQIELADRLGYDYAWEVEHHFLEEYSHSSAPEVFLGAASQRTKRIRLGHGVIQLTTNQPHRVAEKVATLDLLSGGRVDLGMGEAAGPAELHPFNIKVRDKRDRWEEAVKAIVPMFTRESWEFHGQYYDFEARNVIPKPFQKPHPPLWVACSNIQTIGKAGEWGMGALGFTFVTPEAARAWVHKYYNNLLHNPRKLTDYPSNPNVAMVSGFMCAPTDAEAEPKAAGWTFFIFALSYYGRKGVDAPGTSDLWKEYQSWKGGPEERKALESGLIGSPETIARKLRQFQQSRVDQVILLNQAGKTSHRDICDSLELFAKEVMPEFHAAEAEHAAWKQKVLDREIVLEDLDVGKYDIYSHQNEHIVRLTPEQLKAKMAEKEARRA comes from the coding sequence ATGAAGTTCGGCATCTTCTACGAGCATCAGCTCCCTCGCCCGTGGGGCCCGCGGAGCGAGTACCAGCTCCTGCAGGATTCGCTCGCCCAGATCGAGCTCGCCGACCGGCTGGGCTACGACTATGCGTGGGAGGTCGAGCACCACTTCCTCGAGGAATATTCCCATTCGTCCGCACCCGAGGTGTTCCTGGGCGCGGCGAGCCAGAGGACGAAGCGCATTCGCCTCGGCCATGGCGTGATCCAGCTCACCACCAACCAGCCGCACCGCGTCGCCGAGAAGGTGGCCACGCTCGACCTGCTGTCGGGCGGGCGCGTCGATCTCGGCATGGGCGAGGCGGCGGGGCCGGCCGAGCTCCATCCGTTCAACATCAAGGTGCGCGACAAGCGCGACCGCTGGGAGGAGGCGGTCAAGGCCATCGTCCCGATGTTCACCAGGGAGAGCTGGGAGTTCCACGGCCAGTATTACGACTTCGAAGCGCGCAACGTGATTCCCAAGCCGTTCCAGAAGCCGCATCCGCCGCTCTGGGTCGCGTGCTCCAACATCCAGACCATCGGCAAGGCGGGCGAGTGGGGCATGGGCGCGCTGGGCTTCACCTTCGTGACGCCCGAGGCGGCGCGCGCGTGGGTGCACAAGTACTACAACAATCTCCTGCACAACCCGCGCAAGCTCACCGACTATCCGAGCAATCCCAACGTGGCGATGGTCTCGGGCTTCATGTGCGCGCCGACCGACGCGGAGGCCGAGCCGAAGGCGGCCGGCTGGACGTTCTTCATCTTCGCGCTGAGCTACTACGGCCGCAAAGGCGTCGATGCGCCGGGCACGTCCGATCTCTGGAAGGAATACCAGAGCTGGAAGGGCGGACCGGAGGAGAGGAAGGCGCTGGAGTCGGGCCTGATCGGCTCGCCCGAGACGATCGCGAGAAAGCTGCGCCAGTTCCAGCAGAGCCGCGTCGACCAGGTGATCCTGCTGAACCAGGCCGGCAAGACGAGCCACCGGGACATCTGCGACTCGCTCGAGCTTTTCGCCAAGGAAGTGATGCCCGAGTTCCATGCCGCCGAAGCCGAGCATGCGGCATGGAAGCAGAAGGTGCTCGACCGCGAAATCGTGCTCGAGGACCTCGATGTCGGGAAGTACGACATCTACAGCCACCAGAACGAGCACATCGTCCGCCTCACGCCCGAGCAGCTCAAGGCCAAGATGGCCGAGAAGGAGGCACGGCGGGCTTAG
- a CDS encoding squalene/phytoene synthase family protein, with amino-acid sequence MSPSFRASEASHRYVLDTVRTADRDRFLAALFAPEPARRGLMALLAFDHELARARAVTREPLLAEIRLQWWREAVAEAAGMDKPRAQPVVEALAETARRYRLTADGFIALIDARAEEIEGPLDVVRAGAALADLELAVLGVGDETTRKAAHAVAAAGLMGEGREREALLAGVRAEGRTDPAALPILIQARLLDRPLPPWRRPLALWWAARRGRW; translated from the coding sequence ATGAGCCCTTCCTTCCGCGCATCCGAGGCTTCCCACCGCTATGTCCTCGACACGGTGCGGACGGCGGACCGCGACCGGTTCCTGGCCGCCTTGTTCGCACCCGAGCCGGCGCGCCGCGGGCTGATGGCGCTGCTGGCTTTCGACCACGAGCTCGCCCGCGCGCGCGCCGTCACCCGCGAGCCGCTGCTGGCCGAGATCCGCCTGCAATGGTGGCGCGAGGCGGTGGCGGAAGCGGCGGGGATGGACAAGCCCAGGGCGCAACCGGTCGTCGAAGCGCTGGCCGAGACCGCGCGCCGCTACCGGCTCACGGCCGACGGTTTCATCGCCCTGATCGATGCGCGAGCGGAGGAAATCGAAGGGCCGCTCGACGTCGTGCGCGCGGGCGCCGCGCTCGCCGACCTCGAGCTCGCGGTGCTGGGCGTCGGCGACGAGACGACCCGCAAGGCCGCGCACGCCGTGGCCGCCGCCGGCCTGATGGGCGAGGGCAGGGAGCGCGAGGCCCTGCTCGCCGGCGTGCGCGCCGAAGGCCGGACCGATCCGGCGGCGCTGCCGATCCTGATCCAGGCGCGGCTGCTCGACCGGCCGCTGCCGCCGTGGCGCCGGCCGCTGGCTCTTTGGTGGGCGGCACGGCGCGGCCGATGGTAA
- a CDS encoding urate hydroxylase PuuD codes for MGAIFNSLGRTVAAGVVVLIVIVLIANATSGDMIHFNHAWSTFFMRWLHILSGVMWIGLLWYFNFVQTPTMPKIQPVESRSAVSKFIAPSALWWFRYGALATVITGLLLAWMNGYIVDALLLRKPFYPIGIGMWMALIMAFNVWFIIWPMQQKILGLVDATAEEKAKAGPIALYASRFNTMFSIGMLYCMASQSHGGFVS; via the coding sequence ATGGGCGCCATCTTCAACTCGCTGGGGCGCACTGTCGCAGCCGGCGTCGTCGTCCTGATCGTCATCGTCCTGATCGCCAACGCGACCTCGGGCGACATGATCCACTTCAACCACGCCTGGAGCACGTTCTTCATGCGCTGGCTGCACATCCTGAGCGGCGTGATGTGGATCGGCCTGCTCTGGTATTTCAACTTCGTGCAGACGCCCACCATGCCCAAGATCCAGCCGGTGGAGAGTCGCAGCGCGGTGTCCAAGTTCATCGCTCCCAGCGCGCTCTGGTGGTTCCGCTACGGCGCGCTGGCGACGGTGATCACCGGCCTGCTGCTGGCCTGGATGAACGGCTACATCGTCGACGCGCTTCTGCTGCGCAAGCCCTTCTACCCGATCGGCATCGGCATGTGGATGGCGTTGATCATGGCCTTCAACGTCTGGTTCATCATCTGGCCGATGCAGCAGAAGATCCTGGGCCTGGTCGACGCCACGGCCGAGGAGAAGGCGAAGGCCGGCCCGATCGCGCTCTACGCCAGCCGCTTCAACACCATGTTCTCGATCGGCATGCTCTACTGCATGGCCTCCCAGAGCCACGGCGGCTTCGTGTCGTGA
- a CDS encoding SDR family NAD(P)-dependent oxidoreductase produces MAPKPNRAGSSSSARPSAIAEHCCRLWVAEAPTELVLVARDIARAEAIAADLRQRGPGSSVTVKKGEFHDPAAIEALVRSIAESGSIDMALIAQGWLADQQACQADLAFLRDSIAINALSPALFAEAFARHFAGIGRGTLGILGSVAGDRARKANYSYGAAKAFLARYAQGMDHRFAGSGVRIVLIKPGPTDSPMTAARKAAGRYVAPAEDVARTIVKGMKRGRPVVYAPPAWRAIMLVAQHLPRFVFNRLSV; encoded by the coding sequence ATGGCACCCAAGCCCAACCGCGCAGGATCGTCGTCGTCGGCGCGACCCTCGGCCATCGCCGAGCATTGCTGCCGGCTGTGGGTTGCCGAGGCGCCGACGGAACTGGTCCTGGTGGCGCGCGATATCGCCAGGGCCGAAGCGATCGCGGCCGATCTGCGCCAGCGCGGACCGGGCTCGAGCGTGACCGTGAAGAAGGGCGAATTCCACGATCCCGCGGCGATCGAGGCGCTCGTGCGCTCGATCGCGGAATCGGGATCGATCGACATGGCGCTGATCGCGCAGGGCTGGCTCGCCGACCAGCAGGCCTGCCAGGCCGACCTCGCCTTCCTGCGCGACTCGATCGCGATCAACGCGCTCTCGCCGGCGCTGTTCGCCGAGGCCTTCGCGCGGCACTTCGCCGGCATCGGCCGCGGCACGCTGGGCATCCTGGGCTCGGTGGCCGGCGATAGGGCGCGCAAGGCCAACTACAGCTACGGCGCCGCCAAGGCGTTCCTGGCGCGCTATGCCCAGGGCATGGACCATCGCTTTGCCGGCAGCGGCGTCAGGATCGTTCTGATCAAGCCCGGCCCGACTGACTCGCCCATGACCGCCGCGAGGAAGGCCGCCGGACGCTACGTGGCGCCGGCGGAGGATGTCGCGCGCACCATCGTGAAGGGCATGAAACGCGGCCGTCCCGTCGTCTACGCCCCGCCCGCCTGGCGCGCCATCATGCTCGTGGCGCAGCACCTGCCGCGCTTCGTCTTCAACAGGCTGTCGGTCTGA
- a CDS encoding VOC family protein, which produces MIEVNGMAHVILTVSDWEKARAFYAELLPFLGLKKVYDGNNFLYHVGGRTAVGIQRCAEEHAGARFAQNRVGLHHLCLRARSREDVDRIADKLRAMGAHIDRGPMEGAWAPGYYFLVFEDPDGIRLEVNFIPGKGLLAADPPLNPSFDPNWNQNYP; this is translated from the coding sequence ATGATCGAAGTGAACGGCATGGCGCACGTCATCCTCACCGTCAGCGACTGGGAGAAGGCGCGCGCCTTCTACGCCGAGCTGCTGCCGTTCCTCGGCCTGAAGAAGGTCTATGACGGCAACAACTTCCTCTATCACGTGGGCGGCCGCACCGCCGTCGGCATCCAGCGCTGCGCCGAGGAGCACGCGGGCGCGCGCTTCGCGCAGAACCGCGTCGGCCTGCACCACCTCTGCCTGCGCGCGCGCTCGCGCGAGGATGTCGACCGGATCGCCGACAAGCTGCGCGCCATGGGCGCCCATATCGACCGCGGCCCGATGGAAGGCGCCTGGGCGCCCGGCTACTACTTCCTCGTCTTCGAGGATCCCGACGGCATCCGCCTCGAGGTCAACTTCATCCCCGGCAAGGGCCTGCTCGCCGCCGACCCGCCGCTCAACCCGAGCTTCGATCCGAACTGGAACCAGAACTATCCGTGA
- a CDS encoding Mth938-like domain-containing protein produces the protein MSPARDPDDKTLPAPDPAQVQVIRGYGPGHFTIGEREWREPVLVTPGATSAWEVSRMEELTLASVAVLREGPEPVEILVLGCGSRTVFLPPALRADLRAAGLSVEVVDTGSACRTYNVLLAEGRRVAAALIPI, from the coding sequence GTGAGCCCGGCGCGCGATCCCGACGACAAGACCCTGCCGGCGCCCGATCCGGCGCAGGTGCAGGTGATCCGCGGCTACGGTCCGGGCCATTTCACGATCGGCGAGCGCGAGTGGCGCGAGCCCGTGCTGGTGACGCCGGGTGCGACCTCGGCCTGGGAGGTCAGCCGCATGGAGGAGCTGACACTGGCGAGCGTCGCGGTGCTCCGGGAAGGACCGGAGCCGGTCGAGATCCTGGTGCTGGGCTGCGGCAGCCGCACCGTGTTCCTGCCGCCGGCGCTTCGCGCCGACCTGAGGGCCGCCGGCCTGTCGGTCGAAGTGGTCGACACCGGCTCCGCCTGCCGCACCTACAACGTGCTGCTGGCCGAAGGCCGCCGCGTCGCGGCGGCGCTGATCCCGATCTGA
- a CDS encoding alpha/beta fold hydrolase produces the protein MARVKANGIEIEYETAGNSSDPALLLVMGLGAQLTIWPDALFEGLAGRGFHVIRYDNRDTGLSTDFGAWGVADVPAALRKVMQGGKVEAPYLLKDMAADAVGLLDALGIERAHMVGASMGGMIVQIVAAQHAERTRSMVSIYSTSGRPGLPQGKPEALAMLGSQPEGTSREARVEHGIKLRRTIGSPAYPMPDAELRALVERNVDRRYYPEGVGRQYLAVMASGDRVEMLKRVKAPTLVLHGEEDPLLPVECGRDVARLVPGAKIETWPGWGHDFPSALIPTLVDRIAGFCKAAE, from the coding sequence GTGGCACGCGTCAAGGCGAACGGAATCGAGATCGAATACGAGACGGCCGGCAACAGCAGCGATCCCGCGCTGCTGCTGGTCATGGGCCTGGGCGCGCAGCTCACCATCTGGCCCGACGCCCTGTTCGAGGGGCTTGCCGGGCGAGGCTTCCACGTCATCCGCTACGACAACCGCGATACCGGCCTTTCGACCGACTTCGGCGCCTGGGGCGTGGCCGACGTGCCAGCGGCGCTGCGCAAGGTGATGCAGGGCGGCAAGGTCGAGGCACCCTATCTCCTGAAGGACATGGCGGCCGACGCGGTGGGCCTGCTCGACGCGCTGGGTATCGAGCGCGCGCACATGGTGGGCGCCTCGATGGGCGGCATGATCGTGCAGATCGTGGCGGCCCAGCATGCCGAGCGCACGCGCTCGATGGTGTCGATCTATTCCACCAGCGGCCGCCCCGGGCTGCCGCAGGGCAAGCCCGAGGCGCTGGCGATGCTGGGCTCGCAGCCCGAGGGCACGAGCCGCGAGGCGCGCGTCGAGCACGGCATCAAGCTGCGCCGCACCATCGGCAGCCCGGCCTATCCGATGCCCGACGCCGAGCTGCGCGCGCTGGTCGAGCGCAACGTCGACCGCCGCTACTATCCGGAGGGCGTGGGCCGGCAATACCTTGCCGTCATGGCCTCGGGCGACCGCGTGGAGATGCTGAAGAGGGTCAAGGCGCCGACGCTGGTGCTGCACGGCGAGGAAGATCCGCTGCTGCCGGTCGAATGCGGCCGCGACGTGGCGCGCCTCGTGCCGGGTGCGAAGATCGAGACCTGGCCCGGCTGGGGCCACGATTTCCCGAGCGCACTGATTCCGACGCTGGTCGATCGCATCGCCGGATTTTGCAAGGCGGCCGAATAG
- a CDS encoding FAD-dependent monooxygenase — translation MRVAVVGGGIGGLSAALQLLKAGLDAHVYEQAPRITEIGAGIQISPNASRLLHRLGLGPAMDAVGVRPLAVHQRRWDNGRTLQRAPVGREVEAIFGAPYYHFHRADLATLLADALPPERLHLGHKLLDLARKGERVTACFENGATAEADLLVGADGIHSRVRHLLFGPEKPRFTGCVAWRGLVPAERIKHLGIEVASHNWMGPDGHVVHYWVAGGRMMNVVCVVEHGDWTKESWTDRGEVADVLARYEGWHPTVRALIGAFPETFVWALHDRAELPRWSDRRVTLLGDACHPMLPMMAQGAAQSIEDGAALASLLKAMPGDIPSALARYEAVRKPRATKLQQASAANRKRFHLPDGPEQQKRDEAMAASGDRSIANIGWLYAHDAAVV, via the coding sequence ATGAGAGTCGCCGTCGTCGGCGGCGGGATCGGCGGCCTCTCCGCCGCGCTGCAGCTCCTGAAGGCCGGGCTCGACGCCCACGTCTACGAGCAGGCGCCGCGCATCACCGAGATCGGCGCCGGCATCCAGATCAGCCCCAACGCCTCGCGGCTGCTGCATCGGCTGGGGCTCGGTCCGGCGATGGACGCGGTGGGCGTGCGCCCGCTCGCAGTGCATCAACGCCGCTGGGACAATGGCCGCACGCTTCAGCGCGCGCCGGTTGGCCGCGAGGTCGAGGCGATCTTCGGCGCGCCCTACTACCACTTCCATCGCGCCGATCTCGCGACCCTGCTGGCGGACGCGCTGCCGCCGGAGCGTCTGCACCTCGGCCACAAGCTCCTCGACCTGGCGCGGAAGGGCGAGCGCGTGACGGCGTGCTTCGAGAATGGCGCGACGGCCGAGGCCGATCTGCTGGTCGGCGCCGACGGCATCCATTCGCGCGTGCGCCATCTCCTCTTCGGCCCGGAGAAGCCGCGCTTCACCGGCTGCGTCGCCTGGCGCGGGCTGGTGCCGGCCGAGCGCATAAAGCACCTCGGCATCGAGGTCGCCTCGCACAACTGGATGGGGCCGGACGGGCACGTCGTGCATTACTGGGTCGCGGGCGGGCGGATGATGAACGTGGTCTGCGTCGTCGAGCACGGCGACTGGACCAAGGAATCCTGGACCGACCGGGGCGAAGTGGCCGACGTGCTGGCGCGCTACGAGGGCTGGCATCCGACCGTGCGCGCGCTGATCGGCGCCTTTCCCGAGACCTTCGTCTGGGCGCTGCACGACCGCGCCGAGCTGCCGCGCTGGAGCGACCGCCGCGTGACGCTGCTGGGCGACGCCTGCCATCCCATGCTGCCCATGATGGCGCAGGGCGCCGCGCAGTCGATCGAGGACGGCGCCGCGCTGGCGTCACTCCTGAAAGCGATGCCCGGCGACATCCCGAGCGCCCTGGCGCGCTACGAGGCGGTCCGCAAGCCGCGCGCCACCAAGCTGCAGCAGGCGAGCGCCGCCAACCGCAAGCGCTTCCACCTGCCCGACGGCCCCGAGCAGCAGAAGCGCGACGAGGCGATGGCCGCCTCCGGCGACCGCTCCATCGCCAACATCGGCTGGCTCTACGCGCACGACGCGGCGGTTGTTTGA
- a CDS encoding zinc-binding dehydrogenase → MPDATPTTGLELRSLIRKNGELELSLVKVPVPEPADDQVVVKVEATPINPSDLGLLVGPADIKSATASGSGDGVVVKAKVAAAALPFLAARLDKAMPVGNEGAGTVIKAGKSEAAQALMGKTVSMIGGGMYTQYRLIRASDCQALPSGTTAAEGASWFVNPLTALGMTETMKREGHKALVHTAAASNLGQMLNRICLEDGIGLVNIVRSQAQAKLLRDAGAKHVCDSSAPSFTDDLTQALVETGATIAFDAIGGGRLASQILTCMEIALNKSAKEYNRYGSSTHKQVYIYGSLDTGPVELVRNYGMAWGVGGWLLTPFLQKIGRPDQQRLRERVVRSLKTTFASHYTKAISLQEALRLENIAIYNKRATGEKFLINPNKV, encoded by the coding sequence ATGCCTGACGCCACCCCCACCACCGGTCTGGAGCTGCGCTCGCTGATCAGGAAGAACGGCGAGCTGGAGCTCTCGCTCGTGAAAGTGCCCGTGCCCGAGCCGGCCGACGACCAGGTCGTGGTGAAGGTCGAGGCGACGCCGATCAATCCGTCCGACCTCGGCCTGCTGGTGGGACCGGCCGACATCAAAAGCGCGACCGCCTCGGGCAGCGGCGACGGCGTCGTGGTCAAGGCGAAGGTAGCCGCGGCCGCCCTGCCCTTCCTCGCCGCACGGCTCGACAAGGCGATGCCGGTCGGCAACGAGGGCGCGGGCACCGTGATCAAGGCCGGCAAGTCGGAGGCGGCGCAGGCGCTCATGGGCAAGACGGTGTCGATGATCGGCGGCGGGATGTACACGCAATACCGTCTCATCCGGGCGAGCGACTGCCAGGCGCTGCCGTCCGGCACGACGGCGGCCGAGGGCGCCTCGTGGTTCGTGAATCCGCTCACCGCACTCGGCATGACCGAGACCATGAAGCGCGAGGGCCACAAGGCGCTGGTGCATACCGCCGCCGCCTCGAACCTCGGCCAGATGCTGAACCGGATCTGCCTCGAGGACGGCATCGGGCTGGTCAACATCGTGCGCAGCCAGGCACAGGCCAAGCTCCTGCGCGACGCCGGCGCCAAGCACGTGTGCGACTCGTCCGCGCCCTCCTTCACCGACGATCTCACGCAGGCGCTGGTCGAGACCGGCGCCACCATCGCCTTCGATGCGATCGGCGGCGGAAGGCTCGCGAGCCAGATCCTCACCTGCATGGAGATCGCGCTCAACAAGTCGGCCAAGGAATACAACCGCTACGGCTCGAGCACGCACAAGCAGGTCTATATCTACGGCAGCCTCGACACCGGCCCGGTCGAGCTGGTGCGCAACTACGGCATGGCCTGGGGCGTCGGCGGCTGGCTGCTCACGCCCTTCCTGCAGAAGATCGGCCGCCCCGACCAGCAGCGCCTGCGCGAACGCGTCGTGCGCTCGCTGAAGACCACCTTCGCCAGCCACTACACCAAGGCGATCTCGCTTCAGGAGGCGCTGCGGCTGGAGAACATCGCCATCTACAACAAGCGCGCGACGGGGGAGAAGTTCTTGATCAATCCGAACAAGGTATAA